The proteins below are encoded in one region of Nilaparvata lugens isolate BPH chromosome X, ASM1435652v1, whole genome shotgun sequence:
- the LOC111043813 gene encoding LOW QUALITY PROTEIN: ADP-ribosylation factor-like protein 6-interacting protein 4 (The sequence of the model RefSeq protein was modified relative to this genomic sequence to represent the inferred CDS: deleted 1 base in 1 codon): protein MSKKYKKSKDSHCERHKDHSKKKRKKEKKEKKKHKKDKSHDKEEKIKEMIGPAVSEASSQGAATSAYRPMTKDQWEKSQSVVRRVVDPETGRQRLVKGDGEILEEPVSKSRHREINKQATASDGAFFQSQLQKKV, encoded by the exons ATGtcgaaaaaatacaaaaaatcgaAAGATTCACATTGTGAACGGCACAAGGACCACTcaaagaaaaagaggaaaaaggagaagaaggagaagaaaaaacataaaaagGACAAGTCGCACGATAAAGAAGAGAAAATCAAAGAGATGATCGGACCTGCAGTTTCTGAGGCTTCTTCTCAGGGCGCAGCGACATCGGCTTATCGTCCA ATGACTAAAGATCAGTGGGAAAAAAGTCAGAGCGTAGTTAGGAGAGTCGTCGATCCAGAAACAGGAAGACAaag actGGTAAAGGGAGATGGAGAAATTCTTGAGGAACCAGTGAGCAAGAGCCGACACCGTGAAATCAACAAGCAAGCTACTGCTTCAGATGGCGCTTTCTTCCAATCCCAATTGCAAAAGAAAGTATAG